A portion of the Haemorhous mexicanus isolate bHaeMex1 chromosome 3, bHaeMex1.pri, whole genome shotgun sequence genome contains these proteins:
- the LOC132325853 gene encoding b(0,+)-type amino acid transporter 1-like, with protein MRERKATDPLHSSTDLTEGKEKLTLKQEVSLISGVSLIAGTMIGSGIFMSPEWVLHHMGNPASSLLIWAACGLLAMFGALSYAELGTIIKESGGEYIYILRIFGSFPAFLFAYTSVILVRPAGLAAVCLSFAEYAIAPFYPGCSSPQVAIKCTAAACILILTIINCLNVRLATSVMNIFTAAKLLALLVIVVGGLVLLAKGQTQSFQNGFQGTTAGIGAVGVAFYQGLWSYDGWNNLNYVTEELKKPEVTLPRAVMIAIPLVTCLYLLVNVSYLAAMTPSELLSSGAVAVTWGDKVLGSWAWLISLSVALSTFGSSNGTFFSGGRVCYIAAREGHMPDILSMAHVGRLTPSPALLFTSAMSLIMIISGNFTSIVNFFSFIAWLFYGMTISGLLYLKIKKPELPRSYKVPIIIPIIVLMAAVYLVLAPIIDQPQIEILYIILFIFSGIIFYFPLVRFKYHPRFLQRVTLHLQLLLEVAPTTRDAN; from the exons ATGAGGGAAAGGAAGGCAACAGATCCACTCCATTCATCCACAGATCTGactgaagggaaggagaagtTAACACTGAAACAAGAGGTCAGCCTGATTAGTGGCGTGTCGTTAATTGCAGGTACCATGATAGGCTCAGGGATCTTTATGTCCCCTGAGTGGGTACTACACCACATGGGGaaccctgccagcagcctgttGATCTGGGCAGCATGTGGTCTCCTGGCCATGTTTGGAGCCTTGTCATATGCTGAGCTTGGAACAATAATTAAAGAGTCTGGAGGagaatatatttacattttgaggatttttggttcctttcctgctttccttttcGCCTACACTTCTGTCATCCTGGTGAGACCAGCTGGTTTGGCAGCTGTCTGTCTGAGCTTTGCTGAGTACGCCATCGCGCCGTTCTACCCAGGATGTTCATCTCCGCAGGTTGCCATCAAATGTACAGCTGCCGCCTGCATCCTGATTTTAACTATCATCAACTGCCTCAACGTGAGGCTGGCAACATCTGTTATGAACATTTTTACAGCTGCCAAACTCTTGGCTTTGTTGGTGATTGTGGTGGGTGGGTTGGTGCTGCTTGCCAAGGGACAAACTCAGAGTTTTCAGAATGGTTTTCAAGGCACCACTGCAGGTATTGGGGCAGTTGGAGTGGCGTTTTACCAGGGGCTCTGGTCCTATGATGGATGGAACAACCTAAATTATGTAACTGAGGAACTGAAGAAGCCTGAG GTGacccttcccagagctgtgatGATTGCCATTCCTTTGGTTACATGCCTGTATTTGCTGGTAAACGTGAGCTACTTGGCAGCCATGACTCCCTCTGAGCTGCTGTCttcaggagctgtggctgtcacTTGGGG GGACAAAgtcctgggcagctgggcaTGGCTCATCTCCCTGTCGGTGGCCCTGTCTACATTTGGTTCCTCCAACGGGACCTTCTTCAGTGGAGGCCGTGTGTGCTACATTGCTGCCAGGGAGGGCCACATG ccAGACATTCTGTCCATGGCTCATGTGGGACGCCTCACGCCCTCCCCTGCTCTACTGTTCACATCTGCCATGTCTTTAATAATGATAATATCAGGGAACTTCACCAGCATCGTCAACTTCTTCAG tTTTATAGCATGGCTTTTCTATGGAATGACTATTTCTGGGCTcctgtatttaaaaatcaagaaaCCAGAACTGCCAAGATCTTACAAG GTCCCAATTATCATCCCAATAATTGTGCTGATGGCAGCTGTGTACCTGGTGTTAGCTCCCATCATTGATCAGCCCCAAATAGAGATCCTCTACATCATCCTGTTCATTTTCAGTGGcatcattttttatttcccactgGTTCGCTTCAAGTACCACCCTCGCTTCTTACAGAGAGTCACTTTGCACCTCCAGTTGTTGCTGGAAGTTGCTCCAACTACCAGGGATGCAAACTGA